In Macrobrachium rosenbergii isolate ZJJX-2024 chromosome 16, ASM4041242v1, whole genome shotgun sequence, a single genomic region encodes these proteins:
- the LOC136847016 gene encoding uncharacterized protein, which yields MVRMVLLLALVAMSAATKIIRPIPPPPKDCAHWCTNPLTNSKYCCNDGTGPQFPVEEHPGKCPEHRPFCPRDGVTAGPALCAHDGYCANVKSKCCWDTCLKHHTCKPAVY from the exons ATG GTCCGTATGGTTCTCTTGTTAGCCTTGGTAGCTATGTCGGCTGCTACCAAAATTATCCGgcccatccctccccctcccaaagaCTGCGCCCACTGGTGTACTAACCCACTCACGAACAGCAAATACTGTTGCAACGATGGAACTGGACCTCAGTTTCCGGTTGAAG AACATCCAGGTAAATGTCCTGAGCACAGGCCATTCTGTCCTCGGGATGGTGTCACCGCAGGACCTGCA tTATGTGCCCACGATGGCTACTGTGCCAACGTAAAATCCAAATGCTGTTGGGACACTTGCCTCAAGCACCACACCTGCAAACCCGCCGTCTATTAG